In the Magnetospira sp. QH-2 genome, one interval contains:
- the guaB gene encoding IMP dehydrogenase, with protein MNIPEALAFDDVLLVPAASSVLPAEADTATQLTRSIRLGIPLISAAMDTVTERNMAIAMAQSGGIGVIHKNLEVAEQANEVRAVKKFESGMVVDPMTIQPDARLSDALDLMSSYHFSGIPVVEKNGLLVGILTNRDVRFASNPDQPVNELMTRHTEDKPLVTVREGVDMEEAKRLLHAHRIEKLLVVDDAHRCIGLITVKDIEKAKTFPNACKDEQGRLRVAAATGTGPAGFERAEELIASEVDVLVVDTAHGHSQGVLDAVNHIKSLSNQVQVIAGNVATAAAAKALIAAGADAIKVGIGPGSICTTRMVAGVGVPQLTAVMETAAACREAGVPAIADGGIKYSGDVAKAIAAGADSVMIGSLLAGTDESPGEVFLYQGRSYKSYRGMGSLGAMSKGSADRYFQQEVSDNLKLVPEGIEGRVPYKGPAGQVVHQLMGGLRAAMGYTGNGTIEDMRSQCEFRRITNAGLRESHVHDVTITREAPNYRIGT; from the coding sequence ATGAACATTCCCGAGGCACTGGCGTTTGACGACGTCTTGCTGGTCCCGGCGGCATCGTCCGTTCTGCCGGCGGAAGCGGATACCGCGACCCAGCTCACCCGCTCCATCCGTCTCGGCATTCCCTTGATTTCCGCCGCCATGGATACGGTGACCGAACGCAACATGGCCATCGCCATGGCTCAAAGCGGCGGCATCGGTGTGATCCACAAGAACCTGGAAGTGGCCGAACAGGCCAATGAGGTCCGGGCGGTTAAGAAATTCGAGTCGGGTATGGTCGTCGATCCCATGACCATTCAGCCCGATGCCCGCCTGTCCGATGCCTTGGACCTGATGTCCTCGTACCATTTCTCGGGTATTCCGGTGGTTGAGAAAAACGGCTTGCTTGTTGGCATTCTGACCAACCGTGACGTGCGCTTCGCCAGCAATCCTGATCAGCCGGTCAACGAACTGATGACACGCCATACGGAAGACAAGCCGCTGGTGACCGTCCGCGAGGGCGTGGATATGGAAGAGGCCAAACGCCTGCTGCACGCCCATCGCATCGAGAAGCTGTTGGTGGTCGATGATGCCCACCGCTGTATCGGCCTGATTACCGTCAAGGATATCGAGAAAGCCAAAACCTTCCCCAACGCTTGCAAGGACGAACAGGGACGTCTGCGCGTCGCCGCCGCCACTGGCACCGGCCCCGCCGGATTCGAACGTGCCGAAGAACTGATCGCATCCGAAGTGGATGTGTTGGTGGTGGATACCGCCCACGGCCATTCCCAAGGGGTGCTGGATGCGGTGAACCATATCAAGAGTCTGTCCAATCAGGTCCAGGTCATTGCCGGGAACGTGGCCACCGCCGCCGCCGCCAAGGCCCTGATCGCCGCCGGGGCCGACGCCATCAAGGTTGGCATCGGGCCGGGTTCCATTTGTACCACCCGCATGGTTGCCGGGGTTGGCGTGCCGCAGTTGACCGCCGTCATGGAAACCGCTGCCGCCTGCCGCGAAGCCGGGGTACCGGCCATTGCCGATGGCGGGATCAAGTATTCCGGTGACGTGGCCAAGGCCATCGCCGCCGGGGCCGACAGCGTCATGATCGGCTCTTTGTTGGCGGGCACCGACGAAAGCCCGGGCGAGGTGTTCCTCTATCAGGGCCGGTCTTACAAGTCCTATCGCGGCATGGGCTCGCTGGGCGCCATGTCCAAAGGTTCCGCCGACCGCTATTTCCAACAGGAAGTCTCCGACAACCTGAAGCTGGTCCCCGAAGGCATCGAGGGCCGCGTCCCCTACAAGGGTCCGGCGGGTCAGGTGGTTCATCAATTGATGGGCGGCCTGAGGGCGGCCATGGGTTATACGGGCAACGGCACCATTGAGGATATGCGGTCGCAATGCGAGTTCCGTCGCATCACCAATGCGGGCCTGCGGGAAAGCCACGTTCACGACGTGACCATCACTCGCGAAGCCCCCAACTATCGCATCGGTACCTGA
- a CDS encoding RsmB/NOP family class I SAM-dependent RNA methyltransferase has translation MTPGARIKASVELLLEIDQGRQPADTVMNGYFRSRRYVGSRDRRSISDMVYNMIRRRSGLDWWIDRVMASFPTSKPLDGAGRLRARIITDLILNGDHRAAQMSELFNGNRHCPNLLTAHERALAEHLEGQPFDHEEMPANVAYEFPAWMEPHLMDRWGDDLGRQMQALNRPAPVDLRVNLIKGTRDEARSALTGEGLFAENTPLSPLGLRLTGRARLGGLSAFQNGQIDVQDEGSQILSLLVDARPGMTVVDFCAGAGGKSLALAGSMGTTAGKPDNLNGRIIACDVSNKRLRRMDNRLVRAGIRTGVIRRTLSSEQDRWVDRNKEVAQRVLVDAPCSGSGTWRRNPDQKDQVSAEEFAALLRRQQSILEHAARLVQPGGRLIYATCAMLSAENEDQVTRFLNDRDGFRILPIGEIWGETVGGDCPADGPFLQLTPADTNTDGFFCAVLERTG, from the coding sequence GTGACCCCTGGCGCCCGCATCAAGGCCTCCGTCGAACTGCTGCTCGAAATCGACCAGGGCAGGCAACCGGCGGACACCGTGATGAACGGCTATTTCCGCAGCCGCCGCTACGTGGGCTCCCGGGACCGCCGCTCCATCAGCGACATGGTCTACAACATGATCCGGCGCCGTAGCGGACTGGATTGGTGGATCGACCGGGTCATGGCCTCGTTTCCCACATCGAAACCGCTGGACGGGGCCGGGCGGCTGCGGGCACGGATCATTACCGACCTGATCCTCAATGGCGATCACCGGGCGGCTCAGATGTCGGAGCTGTTCAACGGCAACCGGCATTGTCCCAATCTGCTGACCGCCCACGAACGCGCCTTGGCTGAACACCTGGAAGGCCAGCCCTTCGATCACGAAGAAATGCCCGCCAATGTCGCCTATGAATTCCCGGCCTGGATGGAACCCCACCTCATGGACCGATGGGGCGATGACCTGGGGCGCCAGATGCAGGCGCTCAATCGCCCGGCGCCGGTGGACCTGAGAGTCAATTTGATCAAGGGCACGCGCGACGAGGCCCGTTCCGCCCTGACCGGCGAAGGACTGTTCGCCGAAAACACCCCCTTGTCGCCCCTGGGCCTGCGCCTGACCGGAAGAGCCCGCCTTGGCGGCCTGAGCGCCTTTCAGAATGGTCAGATCGACGTGCAGGACGAGGGCTCTCAGATCCTGTCGCTGTTGGTAGATGCGCGGCCGGGCATGACTGTGGTGGATTTCTGCGCCGGAGCCGGCGGCAAGTCCCTGGCCCTGGCCGGATCCATGGGCACCACGGCGGGAAAGCCAGACAACCTCAACGGTCGCATCATTGCCTGCGATGTCTCCAACAAGCGTCTGCGCCGCATGGACAACCGATTGGTGCGGGCGGGCATCCGCACCGGCGTGATCCGCCGCACCCTGTCCTCGGAACAGGATCGCTGGGTGGACCGCAACAAGGAAGTGGCCCAGCGGGTGCTGGTGGACGCTCCTTGCAGCGGTTCCGGCACCTGGCGCCGTAATCCGGACCAGAAAGACCAAGTCAGCGCAGAGGAATTCGCCGCCCTGCTCCGCCGTCAACAATCTATCCTCGAACACGCGGCGCGCTTGGTGCAGCCCGGTGGGCGATTGATCTATGCCACCTGTGCCATGCTATCGGCGGAAAACGAGGATCAGGTCACCCGATTCCTCAATGATCGCGACGGATTCCGCATCCTACCCATTGGCGAGATCTGGGGCGAGACGGTGGGCGGCGACTGTCCTGCCGATGGCCCGTTCCTGCAACTGACCCCCGCCGACACCAACACGGACGGCTTTTTCTGTGCGGTGCTGGAGCGGACGGGCTAA
- a CDS encoding IS110 family transposase: protein MEYFVGMDVSMASISICEIDAKGTVIREGKVSSTPEAVATWLEESGRGFARIGLEAGPLAPWLYAGLSSRGLPVICIETRQMKAFASASPVKTDRRDARLISQAMRTGLYRATHVKTARSQELRMVLTHRETLVHQVRQLSNTVRGTLKAFGLKVGMARGRLFAARVRELTADNPHLSAAAEPLLLARQALLEQLDKLDRQVHAAARDDSVCRRLMTVPGVGPVTALAFRTGLDVPERFQKSVMVGAHFGLVPRRYASGEQDRSGPISKCGDAMVRWLLFEAANALLTRTRRWSWLKHWGLAVAKRRGMKRAKVAVARRLAVIMHRMWIDGTDFQYRKEETAI, encoded by the coding sequence ATGGAGTATTTTGTTGGAATGGACGTATCGATGGCAAGCATTTCGATCTGTGAGATTGATGCAAAGGGAACCGTCATTCGCGAAGGCAAGGTGTCAAGCACACCCGAGGCGGTCGCCACTTGGCTCGAGGAAAGCGGGCGTGGCTTTGCGCGAATTGGGTTGGAAGCTGGCCCTCTGGCGCCTTGGCTGTACGCAGGACTGTCCAGTCGGGGCCTCCCTGTGATTTGTATCGAGACCCGGCAAATGAAGGCCTTTGCCAGCGCCAGCCCAGTCAAGACGGACCGTCGCGACGCCCGCTTGATCAGCCAGGCGATGCGGACCGGTTTGTACCGCGCGACCCACGTCAAGACCGCGCGCAGTCAGGAGCTCCGGATGGTGCTGACCCATCGGGAGACCCTGGTTCATCAGGTCCGTCAGTTGTCCAATACGGTACGAGGAACATTGAAAGCTTTCGGCCTCAAGGTCGGTATGGCGCGCGGACGCCTTTTCGCGGCGCGGGTTCGGGAATTGACGGCTGATAACCCGCACCTCAGCGCAGCCGCCGAGCCGCTCTTGCTTGCGCGCCAAGCCTTGCTCGAACAACTCGACAAGCTCGACCGGCAGGTTCATGCCGCTGCGCGCGATGATAGCGTTTGCCGGCGCCTGATGACCGTTCCCGGCGTCGGCCCAGTTACCGCCCTCGCTTTCAGGACAGGACTCGACGTGCCGGAACGGTTTCAAAAGTCGGTCATGGTCGGCGCCCACTTCGGGCTTGTCCCACGCAGATACGCCTCGGGAGAGCAGGACCGAAGCGGCCCCATCAGCAAGTGCGGAGATGCCATGGTTCGTTGGCTTTTGTTCGAGGCCGCCAATGCACTTCTCACTCGAACCCGCCGTTGGTCCTGGCTCAAACACTGGGGGCTCGCGGTCGCCAAAAGGCGCGGGATGAAACGCGCCAAGGTAGCCGTTGCCCGGCGTCTCGCCGTAATCATGCATCGCATGTGGATCGACGGCACGGACTTCCAGTACCGCAAGGAGGAGACCGCCATCTAA
- a CDS encoding type II toxin-antitoxin system VapC family toxin — protein MIVVDSSAIVAILRGEEGFELLVHLLSEAGEGRISAVNHIEVLAVLRGRYRHLLESDYEALLREAGVSVAPVDDRVTAFTEHALRVYGKGRHPARLNLGDCFACGTARALDAPLLFQGDNFPQTDVTEA, from the coding sequence ATGATCGTCGTGGATAGCTCCGCGATTGTCGCGATCTTGCGCGGTGAAGAAGGCTTTGAGCTATTGGTCCACCTTTTAAGCGAAGCCGGAGAGGGGCGGATCAGCGCTGTCAATCATATTGAAGTTTTGGCGGTGCTGCGCGGACGCTATCGGCACCTTTTGGAAAGCGATTACGAGGCGCTGCTGCGCGAAGCCGGGGTATCGGTCGCGCCGGTCGATGATCGGGTCACGGCTTTCACCGAGCATGCCCTGCGCGTCTATGGCAAGGGGCGTCATCCTGCCAGACTCAATTTGGGCGACTGCTTCGCCTGTGGGACGGCGCGGGCCTTGGACGCGCCATTGCTGTTTCAAGGAGATAATTTTCCGCAGACAGATGTGACGGAGGCCTAA
- a CDS encoding type II toxin-antitoxin system VapB family antitoxin has translation MALNIKNAETEALVTELARLTGRSKTATVTEALRKYKAELDPSPTVGRDRYDRLLNIAHHAQSLAEEGIADPDSLYDEDGLFQ, from the coding sequence ATGGCCCTGAATATCAAGAACGCGGAAACCGAAGCGCTGGTCACGGAATTGGCGCGCCTGACCGGTCGCAGCAAGACCGCCACGGTGACCGAGGCCCTTCGCAAGTACAAGGCTGAGTTGGATCCATCGCCGACGGTTGGGCGGGATCGCTATGACCGGCTGTTGAATATTGCCCATCATGCCCAATCCTTGGCTGAAGAGGGGATTGCCGACCCGGACTCTCTCTACGATGAGGATGGGCTGTTCCAATGA
- the guaA gene encoding glutamine-hydrolyzing GMP synthase: MSDRILIIDFGSQVTQLIARRIRESGVYSEIHPFNKVTAETIRAYDPQGVILSGGPASVTSSDTPRAPQELFDMGLPVLGICYGEQTICAQLGGKVEESNHREFGRAYVDVVEDCELFHGVWDLGAREQVWMSHGDRIDAIPEGFRAVATSDGSPFAAIANDDKRFYGVQFHPEVVHTPHGAKLLENFTHRVCGCGGDWTMAHFKTQAIAKVREQVGDGKVICGLSGGVDSSVVAVLLHEAIGDQLTCVFVDHGFMRQDEPEEVVSLFRDHYNIPLVHRDASEVFISAIKGETDPEKKRKTIGGLFIDVFEQEANNIGGADFLAQGTLYPDVIESVSFTGGPSVTIKSHHNVGGLPERMNMQLVEPLRELFKDEVRALGRELGLPDAFVGRHPFPGPGLAIRIPGQPITREKLDVLRRADAIYREEITNAGLYDAIWQAFAVLLPVQTVGVMGDARTYDYACALRAVTSTDGMTADFFHFDMEFLARVSNRIINEVKGINRVTYDVTSKPPGTIEWE; this comes from the coding sequence ATGTCCGACCGCATTCTGATCATCGATTTCGGCTCCCAGGTCACTCAGCTCATTGCCCGGCGGATCCGGGAAAGCGGGGTCTATTCGGAAATCCACCCGTTCAACAAAGTCACCGCCGAGACCATCCGGGCCTATGACCCGCAAGGGGTGATCCTGTCCGGCGGTCCGGCTTCTGTAACCTCTTCGGACACGCCACGCGCGCCTCAGGAGCTTTTCGACATGGGCCTGCCGGTTCTCGGTATCTGCTATGGCGAACAGACCATCTGCGCGCAGCTGGGCGGCAAGGTGGAAGAATCCAATCACCGGGAATTCGGGCGCGCCTATGTGGACGTGGTGGAAGATTGCGAGCTGTTCCACGGTGTCTGGGATCTGGGCGCCCGGGAACAGGTTTGGATGAGCCATGGCGACCGTATCGACGCCATCCCCGAGGGCTTCCGCGCCGTCGCCACCTCCGACGGCTCGCCCTTTGCCGCCATTGCCAATGACGACAAGCGATTCTACGGCGTACAGTTCCATCCCGAGGTGGTGCACACCCCCCACGGCGCCAAGCTGTTGGAGAATTTCACCCACCGGGTTTGCGGCTGCGGCGGTGATTGGACCATGGCTCACTTCAAGACCCAGGCCATCGCCAAAGTGCGCGAGCAGGTGGGCGACGGCAAAGTCATCTGTGGCCTGTCCGGCGGCGTGGATTCCTCGGTGGTGGCGGTGCTGCTGCACGAGGCCATCGGCGACCAACTGACCTGCGTCTTCGTCGATCACGGCTTCATGCGCCAGGACGAACCGGAGGAAGTGGTCAGCCTGTTCCGCGATCACTACAACATTCCGCTGGTCCATCGGGACGCTTCCGAGGTGTTTATTTCCGCCATCAAGGGAGAGACCGACCCGGAAAAGAAGCGCAAGACCATCGGCGGCCTGTTCATCGACGTATTCGAGCAGGAAGCCAACAACATCGGCGGCGCCGACTTCCTGGCCCAGGGGACTCTCTATCCCGACGTGATCGAGTCCGTGTCCTTCACCGGCGGCCCCAGCGTCACCATCAAATCCCACCATAATGTGGGCGGCCTGCCGGAACGCATGAACATGCAATTGGTCGAGCCTTTGCGCGAACTGTTCAAGGACGAGGTCCGCGCCCTGGGCCGCGAATTGGGCCTGCCCGACGCCTTCGTCGGTCGCCACCCCTTCCCCGGCCCCGGACTGGCCATCCGCATCCCCGGCCAGCCCATCACCCGCGAAAAGCTCGATGTACTGCGCCGGGCCGACGCCATCTATCGCGAGGAGATCACCAACGCCGGGCTCTATGACGCCATCTGGCAGGCCTTCGCGGTGCTGCTGCCGGTCCAGACCGTCGGCGTCATGGGCGACGCGCGTACCTATGACTACGCCTGTGCCCTGCGCGCCGTCACCTCCACCGACGGCATGACCGCCGACTTCTTCCATTTCGACATGGAATTCCTCGCCCGGGTATCCAACCGCATTATCAACGAAGTCAAAGGAATCAACCGCGTGACCTACGACGTGACCAGCAAACCGCCGGGGACGATTGAGTGGGAGTGA
- a CDS encoding B12-binding domain-containing radical SAM protein, with the protein MKKQVIRLGLIAVSGVRVQDQTLLSFGLTLPGFVERSKVIASLPSLSLLTLAGMAPQDIEVSYHELPNETSPDLINEDFDVVAIASYTARIKDAYRLSDLYRARDVKTIMGGLHVTALPDEAKRHADTIVLGEAETVWPRVLDDLKAGCLASVYDGRGEVFDLANAPMPRFDLLDPNQYNRLTVQTQRGCPYDCSFCASSVRLTPRYQVKPVDKVMAEIDAIKMLWPQPFIEFADDNSFVNKSHSKALLKALAKRQVRWFTESDLSIAEDEEMLALMQDSGCAQVLVGFESPTIDALSGLERKADWKARQVDRYAWSIDRIQRAGITVNGCFVLGMDGQGGNQFDAVEQFVKDSGLYEVQVTIQTPFPGTPLYDQLKADGRLINDTAWEKCSLFDLNYYPDGMTVEAFTKGFRDLVMRLYSEEATHERRRGFFKRRKELVPNGNSHAFV; encoded by the coding sequence ATGAAGAAGCAAGTTATCAGACTTGGCCTTATCGCTGTTAGTGGCGTGCGTGTTCAAGACCAGACACTTTTGTCATTTGGTTTAACATTGCCGGGTTTTGTGGAGCGCAGCAAAGTGATCGCCTCCCTTCCCAGCCTATCGTTGCTCACCCTTGCTGGAATGGCGCCACAAGATATCGAAGTGAGCTACCATGAGCTTCCGAACGAGACGTCTCCTGACCTGATCAATGAGGATTTCGATGTTGTTGCCATCGCCAGTTATACTGCGCGGATCAAGGACGCCTACCGTCTGAGCGACTTGTACCGTGCCCGTGACGTGAAAACCATCATGGGAGGTCTTCACGTCACTGCATTGCCGGACGAAGCCAAGCGCCATGCTGACACCATTGTACTCGGCGAGGCAGAAACGGTTTGGCCTCGGGTGCTCGATGACTTGAAGGCTGGTTGTCTTGCTTCCGTCTATGACGGACGCGGCGAGGTATTCGATTTAGCGAACGCTCCAATGCCGAGGTTCGATCTGCTTGATCCGAATCAATATAATCGCCTCACCGTCCAAACTCAGCGTGGCTGTCCGTATGATTGCTCCTTCTGTGCGTCGTCGGTTCGGTTGACTCCGCGCTATCAGGTAAAGCCTGTGGACAAAGTGATGGCGGAGATTGATGCCATAAAGATGCTCTGGCCACAGCCGTTCATTGAGTTCGCCGACGACAACTCTTTTGTTAACAAGTCCCACTCAAAGGCGCTGCTTAAGGCCCTCGCAAAACGGCAAGTGAGGTGGTTCACAGAGAGCGACCTGTCTATCGCCGAAGACGAAGAAATGTTGGCGCTAATGCAAGACAGCGGGTGTGCCCAGGTCCTTGTCGGCTTCGAGAGCCCCACCATCGATGCATTGTCGGGCCTGGAGCGGAAAGCTGATTGGAAGGCCCGTCAAGTAGACCGATATGCCTGGTCCATCGACCGCATACAAAGGGCAGGCATTACGGTCAACGGGTGTTTCGTTTTGGGAATGGATGGTCAGGGGGGCAACCAGTTTGATGCGGTTGAGCAGTTCGTCAAGGACAGTGGGCTCTATGAGGTTCAAGTCACCATACAGACACCGTTCCCAGGAACGCCTCTGTACGACCAATTAAAGGCTGATGGACGCTTGATCAATGACACGGCTTGGGAAAAATGCTCGCTCTTTGATCTAAACTATTATCCCGATGGTATGACGGTGGAGGCCTTCACAAAAGGTTTTCGGGACTTGGTGATGCGACTGTACAGCGAAGAAGCAACCCATGAACGGCGGCGTGGTTTTTTCAAGCGACGGAAAGAGCTAGTGCCCAATGGCAATAGTCACGCATTCGTGTAG